Proteins co-encoded in one Corynebacterium lujinxingii genomic window:
- a CDS encoding DUF3068 domain-containing protein, whose amino-acid sequence MPATPRPIAALVAGSGVALLVAGLLAPNVLLSNERLPLGLGQATWTIEDPDGTRDGKPAPVTRQLHMEIMEPASDDVAAVRIGDTVRAGEAAGDFDNLLSATTWSYEMDRISGGAVGPAQAQVIFGMPAAEVPVDGAWLKFPSPAPETDVDVFDPVLRDTAPARFVDTQEIGGRTVNRYQQTIAPTNIAQRYADPRNTLTIDGERTFLTHAAERELLVDEQTGVVVGINERVDDYYADADGRGVRNIVTYDGQMDEAQITEFAQRVADAQPRWTNKVLWWSVAGAGAVIALIGLIVALRPMRRPARRG is encoded by the coding sequence ATGCCAGCCACACCCCGTCCCATCGCAGCGCTCGTCGCAGGCAGCGGCGTCGCACTTCTGGTCGCGGGTTTGCTCGCACCGAACGTGCTGCTGTCCAACGAGCGGCTCCCGCTCGGCCTCGGCCAGGCCACCTGGACCATCGAAGACCCGGACGGCACCCGCGACGGCAAGCCTGCACCGGTGACGCGCCAGCTGCACATGGAGATCATGGAGCCGGCCAGCGACGACGTGGCGGCGGTGCGCATCGGCGACACCGTGCGCGCAGGCGAGGCCGCCGGCGACTTTGACAACCTGCTTTCCGCCACCACCTGGTCGTACGAGATGGATCGGATCAGCGGCGGGGCTGTCGGACCTGCACAGGCCCAGGTCATCTTCGGCATGCCCGCCGCTGAGGTGCCGGTGGACGGCGCCTGGCTGAAATTCCCGTCGCCCGCACCTGAGACGGACGTGGACGTGTTCGATCCGGTATTGCGGGACACGGCGCCGGCGCGGTTCGTCGATACACAAGAGATCGGCGGGCGCACCGTCAACCGCTACCAGCAGACGATCGCGCCGACGAACATCGCGCAGCGCTACGCCGATCCGCGCAACACGCTCACCATCGACGGCGAGCGCACCTTTCTCACTCACGCTGCTGAGCGCGAGTTGCTTGTCGACGAGCAAACCGGCGTCGTCGTCGGGATCAACGAGCGTGTCGACGACTACTACGCCGACGCTGACGGCCGCGGCGTGCGAAACATCGTGACCTACGACGGGCAGATGGACGAAGCGCAGATCACCGAATTTGCCCAGCGTGTGGCCGATGCACAGCCGCGGTGGACCAACAAGGTGCTGTGGTGGAGCGTCGCCGGTGCCGGGGCAGTGATAGCGCTCATCGGGCTCATTGTGGCGCTGCGCCCGATGCGGCGTCCGGCGCGTCGCGGTTGA
- the rpoB gene encoding DNA-directed RNA polymerase subunit beta, giving the protein MLEGPNLAVSDQTMNMAEIPGAPERYSFAKINEPITVPGLLDVQLESFAWLVGTQEWREREQANRGDDARITSGLEDILEEISPIEDYSGNMSLTLSEPRFEDVKYTIDECKDKDINYSAPLYVTAEFINNDTQEIKSQTVFIGDFPLMTDKGTFIVNGTERVVVSQLVRSPGVYFDETIDKSTERPLHSVKVIPSRGAWLEFDVDKRDTVGVRIDRKRRQPVTVLLKALGWTTEQITERFGFSEIMMSTLENDGVSNTDEALLEIYRKQRPGEQPTRDLAQSLLENSFFKAKRYDLARVGRYKVNRKLGLGGDHDGLMTLTEEDIATTLEYLVRLHAGETEMTSPEGEIIPINTDDIDHFGNRRLRTVGELIQNQVRVGLSRMERVVRERMTTQDAESITPTSLINVRPVSAAIREFFGTSQLSQFMDQNNSLSGLTHKRRLSALGPGGLSRERAGIEVRDVHPSHYGRMCPIETPEGPNIGLIGALATYARVNPFGFIETPYQKVNDGKLTGQIDYLTADEEDRYAIAQAATPLDKDNNLTGERIEVRLKDGDIGVVGPQGVDYLDISPRQMVSVATAMIPFLEHDDANRALMGANMQKQAVPLLRAESAYVATGMEQRAAYDAGDTVISKKAGVIENVTGDFITVMDDEGGRDTYMLRTFERTNQGTCYNQTPIVSAGDRVEAGQVIADGPGTKDGEMALGRNLLVAFMPWEGHNYEDAIILNQRVVEEDILTSVHIEEHEIDARDTKLGAEEITREIPNVSEDVLKDLDERGIIRIGADVRDGDILVGKVTPKGETELTPEERLLRAIFGEKAREVRDTSLKVPHGEQGKVIAVRRFSREDDDDLSPGVNEMIRVYVAQKRKIQDGDKMAGRHGNKGVVGKILPQEDMPFMADGTPVDIILNTHGVPRRMNIGQVLEIHLGWLAKAGWTVNPDDPANAKLLETLPEHLYDVPADSLTATPVFDGATNDEIAGLLANSKPNRDGDVMVDGEGKTTLFDGRSGEPYKYPISVGYMYMLKLHHLVDEKIHARSTGPYSMITQQPLGGKAQFGGQRFGEMEVWAMQAYGAAYTLQELLTIKSDDVVGRVKVYEAIVKGDNIPDPGIPESFKVLLKELQSLCLNVEVLSTDGTPMELDGDDDEFDQAGSSLGINLSRDEGAAADTA; this is encoded by the coding sequence GTGCTGGAAGGACCCAACTTGGCAGTCTCAGACCAGACCATGAATATGGCTGAAATCCCGGGGGCTCCGGAACGTTACTCGTTCGCGAAGATCAACGAGCCCATCACCGTCCCGGGGCTTTTAGATGTGCAGCTCGAATCGTTTGCGTGGCTCGTCGGCACGCAAGAGTGGCGCGAGCGCGAGCAGGCCAACCGCGGCGATGATGCGCGCATCACGTCCGGCCTGGAGGACATCCTCGAGGAGATCTCCCCGATCGAGGACTACTCCGGCAACATGAGCCTGACGCTGTCCGAGCCGCGCTTCGAAGACGTGAAGTACACGATCGACGAGTGCAAGGACAAGGACATCAACTACTCCGCGCCGCTGTACGTCACCGCGGAGTTCATTAACAACGACACGCAGGAGATCAAGTCCCAGACCGTGTTCATCGGCGACTTCCCGCTGATGACGGACAAGGGCACCTTCATTGTCAACGGCACCGAGCGTGTCGTTGTCTCCCAGCTGGTGCGCTCTCCGGGCGTGTACTTCGACGAGACCATCGACAAGTCCACGGAGCGCCCGCTGCACTCCGTGAAGGTCATCCCGTCGCGTGGCGCGTGGCTCGAGTTCGACGTGGACAAGCGTGACACCGTCGGTGTGCGCATCGACCGCAAGCGCCGCCAGCCGGTCACCGTGCTGCTCAAGGCGCTCGGTTGGACCACCGAGCAGATCACGGAGCGCTTCGGCTTCTCCGAGATCATGATGTCCACCCTGGAAAACGACGGTGTGTCCAACACCGACGAGGCGCTGCTGGAGATCTACCGCAAGCAGCGCCCGGGCGAGCAGCCGACGCGCGATCTTGCGCAGTCCCTGCTGGAGAACTCCTTCTTCAAGGCCAAGCGCTACGACCTGGCCCGCGTGGGCCGCTACAAGGTCAACCGCAAGCTGGGCCTCGGCGGCGACCACGACGGTCTGATGACGCTGACCGAAGAGGACATCGCCACCACGCTCGAGTACCTCGTGCGCCTGCACGCCGGCGAGACCGAGATGACCTCCCCGGAGGGCGAGATCATCCCGATCAACACCGACGACATCGACCACTTCGGCAACCGTCGCCTGCGTACCGTCGGCGAGCTGATCCAGAACCAGGTCCGTGTCGGCTTGTCGCGCATGGAGCGCGTCGTGCGCGAGCGCATGACGACCCAGGACGCGGAGTCCATCACCCCGACGTCGCTGATCAACGTGCGTCCGGTTTCGGCAGCAATCCGCGAGTTCTTCGGTACCTCGCAGCTGTCGCAGTTCATGGACCAGAACAACTCCCTGTCCGGCCTGACCCACAAGCGCCGCCTGTCCGCGCTTGGCCCGGGCGGCCTGTCGCGTGAGCGCGCCGGCATCGAGGTGCGAGACGTGCACCCGTCGCACTACGGCCGCATGTGCCCGATCGAGACCCCGGAAGGCCCGAACATTGGCCTGATCGGCGCGCTGGCGACTTACGCCCGTGTCAACCCGTTCGGCTTCATCGAAACGCCGTACCAGAAGGTCAACGACGGCAAGCTGACCGGCCAGATTGACTACCTCACCGCCGACGAGGAGGACCGCTACGCCATCGCGCAGGCGGCCACCCCGCTGGACAAGGACAACAACCTCACCGGTGAGCGCATCGAGGTCCGCCTCAAGGACGGCGACATCGGCGTCGTCGGCCCGCAGGGCGTGGACTACCTCGACATCTCCCCGCGCCAGATGGTTTCTGTTGCAACGGCGATGATTCCGTTCCTCGAGCACGACGACGCGAACCGTGCGCTGATGGGCGCGAACATGCAGAAGCAGGCTGTGCCGCTGCTGCGCGCCGAGTCCGCGTACGTGGCCACCGGCATGGAGCAGCGCGCCGCGTACGACGCCGGTGACACCGTCATCTCCAAGAAGGCCGGTGTGATCGAGAACGTCACCGGCGACTTCATCACCGTCATGGACGATGAGGGCGGCCGCGACACCTACATGTTGCGCACCTTCGAGCGCACCAACCAGGGCACCTGCTACAACCAGACCCCGATCGTGTCTGCTGGCGACCGCGTCGAGGCCGGCCAGGTCATCGCCGACGGCCCGGGCACCAAGGACGGCGAGATGGCGCTCGGCCGCAACCTGCTGGTTGCGTTCATGCCGTGGGAAGGCCACAACTACGAGGACGCCATCATCCTCAACCAGCGCGTGGTGGAGGAGGACATCCTCACCTCCGTGCACATTGAGGAGCACGAGATCGACGCCCGCGACACCAAGCTCGGTGCCGAGGAAATCACCCGCGAGATCCCGAACGTCTCCGAGGACGTGCTCAAGGACCTCGACGAGCGCGGCATCATCCGCATCGGTGCTGACGTGCGCGACGGCGACATCCTCGTCGGCAAGGTCACCCCGAAGGGCGAGACCGAGCTGACCCCGGAGGAGCGCCTGCTGCGCGCCATCTTCGGCGAGAAGGCCCGTGAGGTCCGCGACACCTCCCTGAAGGTGCCGCACGGCGAGCAGGGCAAGGTCATTGCCGTGCGCCGCTTCTCCCGCGAGGATGATGACGATCTGTCCCCGGGTGTCAACGAGATGATCCGCGTGTACGTGGCTCAGAAGCGCAAGATCCAGGACGGCGATAAGATGGCCGGCCGCCACGGCAACAAGGGTGTCGTGGGCAAGATCCTGCCGCAGGAGGACATGCCGTTCATGGCTGACGGCACTCCGGTGGACATCATTCTGAACACCCACGGTGTGCCGCGTCGTATGAACATCGGTCAGGTCCTGGAGATCCACCTCGGCTGGCTGGCCAAGGCCGGCTGGACCGTCAACCCGGACGATCCGGCAAACGCCAAGCTGCTGGAGACCCTGCCGGAGCACCTCTACGATGTGCCGGCGGATTCGCTCACCGCAACCCCGGTGTTCGACGGCGCGACCAACGACGAGATCGCTGGCCTTTTGGCGAACTCCAAGCCGAACCGCGACGGCGACGTCATGGTCGACGGCGAGGGCAAGACGACGCTGTTCGACGGCCGCTCCGGCGAGCCGTACAAGTACCCGATTTCGGTCGGCTACATGTACATGCTGAAGCTGCACCACCTCGTCGACGAGAAGATCCACGCCCGTTCCACCGGCCCGTACTCCATGATTACGCAGCAGCCGCTGGGCGGTAAGGCCCAGTTCGGCGGCCAGCGCTTCGGCGAGATGGAGGTGTGGGCAATGCAGGCGTACGGCGCCGCTTACACCCTGCAGGAGCTGCTGACCATCAAGTCGGACGACGTGGTCGGCCGCGTGAAGGTCTACGAGGCGATCGTCAAGGGAGACAACATCCCGGATCCGGGCATCCCGGAGTCCTTCAAGGTGTTGCTCAAGGAGCTGCAGTCCCTGTGCCTGAACGTGGAGGTGCTCTCCACCGACGGCACCCCGATGGAGCTCGACGGCGACGACGACGAGTTCGATCAGGCAGGCTCCTCGCTCGGCATCAACCTGTCCCGCGACGAGGGTGCAGCGGCGGATACTGCTTAA
- a CDS encoding DNA-directed RNA polymerase subunit beta', which translates to MFDVNLFDELRIGLATADDIRRWSHGEVKKPETINYRTLKPEKDGLFCERIFGPTRDWECACGKYKRVRYKGIICERCGVEVTKSKVRRERMGHIELAAPVTHIWYFKGVPSRLGYLLDLAPKDLERIIYFAANIVTSVDDEARHNDMSTLEAEMLMEKKEVEDDTNSEIADRAQKLEEDLAELEASGATAAARKKVQNAADKEMQHLREAGEREVERLDEIWTTFQKLAPKQMIIDENLYEELVDRYEDYFTGGMGAEAIQTLIRNFDLDAEAEELRGIIAEGKGQKKVRALKRLRVVAAFQRSGNDPAGMILDAIPVIPPELRPMVQLDGGRFATSDLNDLYRRVINRNNRLKRMIDLGAPEIIVNNEKRMLQESVDALFDNGRRGRPVTGPGTRPLKSLSDLLKGKQGRFRQNLLGKRVDYSGRSVIIVGPQLQLHECGLPKRMALELFKPFVMKRLVDNDYAQNIKSAKRMVERQRPEVWDVLEEAISEHPVLLNRAPTLHRLGIQAFEPKLVEGKAIQLHPLACEAFNADFDGDQMAVHLPLSAEAQAEARVLMLSSNNILSPASGKPLAMPRLDMVTGLYFLTMLKGPQEIGGEGAYAPADENGPARGVYSSYREAIMAYDLGVLGLQAPIQVRIDHLRPTPEIEAEQFPDGWSKGQAWTTETTLGRIMFNELLPFNFPYQEGAMVRKGGGGGKVLLGDIIQSMVEKYPMITVAQVLDKMKDAGFYWATRSGVTISMADVLILPNKTEVLEQYEKEAEAIERKFWEKGALTEENRYDRLVELWQDATNKVGQAVEDLYPDDNPIPMIVKSGAAGNMRQIWTLAGMKGMVVNSRGEYITRPIKTSFREGLSVMEYFNNSHGSRKGLADTALRTADSGYLTRRLVDVAQDVIVREEDCGTRQGVKVPVADEVGGKFVRHDLVETSVSGRVVAADVKDADGNVILEAGTELSEERIDDLVNAGVAEIKVRSVLTCQTPTGVCAKCYGKSMASGQLVDIGEAVGIVAAQSIGEPGTQLTMRTFHQGGVGGDITGGLPRVQELFEARVPKNRAPIASVAGTISLEDEGNFWTLTIHPDDGSDDVVYEKLSKRQGLAQVRRPMESNPDAMIERGLREGDHVEVGERLLRGAADPHDVLEVLGRRGVEKHLIDEVQAVYRTQGVSIHDKHIEIIIRQMLRRGTVIDSGATEFLPGTLVDLSEARQVNAAAVADGGEPAEMRSEIMGITKASLATESWLSAASFQETTRVLTDAAINKRSDKLIGLKENVIIGKLIPAGTGISRYRNIQVKPTEAARSAAYAIPTFGDSIYGDEGYGEFTGASVPMDEFGYEEL; encoded by the coding sequence GTGTTTGACGTAAACCTCTTCGATGAGCTTCGCATCGGCCTGGCCACCGCCGACGACATCCGCCGTTGGTCCCACGGTGAGGTCAAGAAGCCTGAAACCATTAACTACCGCACGCTCAAGCCGGAAAAGGACGGCCTGTTCTGCGAGCGCATCTTCGGCCCCACCCGCGACTGGGAGTGCGCCTGCGGCAAGTACAAGCGTGTCCGTTACAAGGGCATCATCTGCGAGCGCTGTGGCGTCGAGGTGACCAAGTCCAAGGTGCGCCGCGAGCGCATGGGACACATCGAGCTCGCCGCCCCGGTGACGCACATTTGGTACTTCAAGGGTGTGCCGTCCCGTCTCGGCTACCTGCTCGACCTGGCTCCGAAGGACCTCGAGCGCATCATCTACTTCGCGGCGAACATCGTCACGTCCGTCGACGACGAGGCGCGCCACAACGACATGTCCACCCTCGAGGCGGAGATGTTGATGGAGAAGAAGGAAGTCGAAGACGACACCAACTCCGAGATCGCCGACCGCGCCCAGAAACTCGAGGAGGACCTCGCCGAGCTCGAGGCCTCCGGCGCGACCGCTGCCGCCCGCAAGAAGGTGCAGAACGCGGCCGACAAGGAGATGCAGCACCTGCGCGAGGCAGGCGAGCGCGAGGTTGAGCGTCTCGACGAGATCTGGACCACCTTCCAGAAGCTCGCCCCGAAGCAGATGATCATCGACGAAAACCTCTACGAGGAGCTCGTCGACCGCTACGAGGACTACTTCACCGGCGGCATGGGTGCAGAGGCCATCCAGACCCTGATTCGCAACTTCGACCTCGACGCCGAGGCCGAGGAGCTGCGCGGCATCATCGCCGAGGGCAAGGGCCAGAAGAAGGTCCGCGCGCTGAAGCGCCTGCGCGTCGTCGCAGCGTTCCAGCGCTCCGGCAACGACCCGGCCGGCATGATCCTGGACGCGATCCCGGTCATCCCGCCAGAACTGCGCCCGATGGTCCAGCTCGACGGTGGCCGCTTCGCCACCTCCGACCTGAACGACCTGTACCGTCGCGTGATCAACCGCAACAACCGTCTCAAGCGCATGATCGACCTCGGCGCCCCCGAGATCATCGTGAACAACGAGAAGCGCATGCTGCAGGAGTCCGTCGACGCACTGTTCGACAACGGCCGCCGCGGCCGTCCAGTCACCGGCCCGGGCACCCGCCCGCTGAAGTCCCTGTCCGACCTGCTCAAGGGCAAGCAGGGCCGCTTCCGCCAGAACCTGCTGGGTAAGCGTGTGGACTACTCCGGCCGTTCTGTGATTATCGTCGGCCCGCAGCTGCAGCTGCACGAGTGCGGTCTGCCGAAGCGTATGGCGCTCGAGCTGTTCAAGCCGTTCGTGATGAAGCGCCTAGTGGACAACGACTACGCGCAGAACATCAAGTCCGCGAAGCGCATGGTGGAGCGCCAGCGCCCCGAGGTGTGGGACGTGCTGGAAGAGGCGATTTCGGAGCACCCAGTGCTGCTCAACCGCGCACCGACGCTGCACCGCCTCGGCATCCAGGCTTTCGAGCCGAAGCTGGTCGAGGGTAAGGCCATCCAGCTGCACCCGCTGGCCTGTGAGGCGTTCAACGCCGACTTCGACGGCGACCAGATGGCAGTCCACCTGCCGCTGTCCGCCGAGGCGCAGGCTGAGGCCCGCGTGCTCATGCTGTCGTCGAACAACATCCTGTCCCCGGCGTCCGGCAAGCCGCTGGCCATGCCGCGCCTGGACATGGTCACCGGCCTGTACTTCCTGACCATGCTGAAGGGCCCGCAGGAGATCGGCGGCGAGGGCGCCTACGCCCCGGCCGACGAGAACGGCCCGGCACGTGGTGTCTACTCGTCCTACCGCGAGGCCATCATGGCCTACGACCTGGGCGTGCTCGGCCTGCAGGCGCCGATCCAGGTGCGCATCGACCACCTGCGTCCGACGCCGGAGATCGAGGCAGAGCAGTTCCCGGACGGCTGGTCGAAGGGCCAGGCGTGGACGACCGAGACGACCCTCGGCCGCATCATGTTCAACGAGCTGCTGCCGTTCAACTTCCCGTATCAGGAAGGCGCCATGGTCCGTAAGGGCGGTGGCGGCGGCAAGGTGCTGCTCGGCGACATCATCCAGTCGATGGTGGAGAAGTACCCGATGATCACCGTCGCCCAGGTGCTGGACAAGATGAAGGACGCCGGCTTCTACTGGGCCACGCGTTCCGGCGTGACCATCTCCATGGCCGACGTGCTCATCCTCCCGAACAAGACCGAAGTCCTCGAGCAATACGAGAAGGAAGCCGAGGCCATCGAGCGCAAGTTCTGGGAGAAGGGTGCGCTGACCGAGGAAAACCGCTACGACCGTCTGGTCGAGCTGTGGCAGGACGCCACCAACAAGGTTGGTCAGGCTGTCGAGGACCTGTACCCGGACGACAACCCGATTCCGATGATCGTGAAGTCCGGTGCTGCCGGTAACATGCGCCAGATCTGGACCTTGGCCGGCATGAAGGGCATGGTCGTGAACTCGCGTGGTGAGTACATCACCCGCCCGATCAAGACCTCCTTCCGCGAGGGCCTGTCCGTGATGGAGTACTTCAACAACTCCCACGGTTCCCGCAAGGGCCTGGCCGATACCGCGCTTCGTACCGCGGACTCCGGCTACCTCACCCGTCGTCTGGTGGACGTGGCACAGGACGTCATCGTCCGCGAAGAGGACTGCGGCACCCGCCAGGGCGTCAAGGTTCCGGTTGCTGACGAGGTCGGCGGCAAGTTCGTCCGCCACGACCTGGTCGAGACCTCCGTGTCCGGCCGTGTTGTCGCGGCCGACGTGAAGGACGCCGACGGCAACGTCATCCTCGAGGCGGGCACCGAGCTGAGCGAGGAGCGTATCGACGACCTCGTGAACGCCGGTGTCGCCGAGATCAAGGTCCGCTCCGTGCTGACCTGCCAGACCCCGACTGGTGTGTGCGCGAAGTGCTACGGCAAGTCCATGGCGTCCGGCCAGCTCGTCGATATCGGCGAGGCTGTCGGTATCGTGGCTGCCCAGTCCATTGGTGAGCCGGGTACCCAGCTGACCATGCGTACGTTCCACCAGGGTGGTGTCGGCGGCGACATTACCGGCGGCCTGCCGCGTGTCCAGGAGCTGTTCGAGGCCCGCGTGCCGAAGAACCGCGCCCCGATCGCGTCCGTTGCGGGCACGATCTCGCTGGAGGACGAGGGCAACTTCTGGACCCTGACCATCCACCCGGACGACGGCTCCGACGACGTGGTCTACGAGAAGCTGTCCAAGCGCCAGGGCCTGGCCCAGGTGCGCCGCCCGATGGAGTCCAACCCGGACGCCATGATCGAGCGCGGCCTGCGCGAGGGCGACCACGTCGAGGTTGGCGAGCGTCTGCTGCGCGGTGCGGCTGACCCGCACGACGTGCTCGAGGTCCTCGGCCGCCGCGGTGTGGAGAAGCACCTTATCGACGAGGTCCAGGCTGTCTACCGCACCCAGGGTGTGTCCATCCACGACAAGCACATCGAGATCATCATCCGCCAGATGCTGCGTCGCGGCACCGTGATCGACTCGGGCGCAACCGAGTTCCTCCCGGGCACGCTCGTGGATCTGTCGGAGGCACGCCAGGTCAACGCCGCAGCAGTGGCAGACGGTGGCGAGCCGGCCGAGATGCGCTCCGAGATCATGGGTATCACCAAGGCCTCGCTTGCTACCGAGTCCTGGCTGTCGGCGGCCTCCTTCCAGGAGACCACCCGCGTGCTTACCGACGCCGCGATCAACAAGCGCTCCGACAAGCTCATCGGCCTGAAGGAGAACGTGATCATCGGTAAGTTGATCCCGGCCGGTACGGGTATCTCCCGTTACCGCAATATCCAGGTCAAGCCGACCGAGGCGGCGCGCTCCGCGGCGTATGCCATCCCGACCTTCGGCGACTCCATCTACGGCGACGAAGGCTACGGCGAGTTCACCGGCGCATCCGTGCCGATGGACGAGTTCGGCTACGAGGAGCTCTAA
- a CDS encoding IS3 family transposase (programmed frameshift): MRARSSLSEHQREQLVELFEQGMGYQAAANALGVSKYAARKFYRRFKLHGRLCLVEKPTKQQYSFDIKKEVVQRHLAGETAMDLAREFGLSSEQLVSGWSLKWRKGGDEALKPKPKGRPKGSVTPKPLSEEAKLRRQIARLEAENAYPKKIAGLEESGTRLKVQAIVILKSQHRLQYLLDAAGIPRSTFFYHQKRLSEPDKHAALKAAIRESFERNKHRYGYRRVLLDLRNQGWVVNHKLVYKLMCEMGLRAKIRQPRSYVSYTGTISHIADNTLDRKFTPDKPNTVFVSDVTEFRVAGRKVYLSPVMDLFDRSIVAHTVATSPSTAFTADSLAKMIKTCAPEPGWMMHTDQGFQYQHSSWRNLIHDNGGVQSMSRKGNCYDNAVMENFFGHLKTEMYHGEVFATVAEFNQAIDEYIQWYNTERIQQRLKGLTPMQYRNQTLEDLTA, translated from the exons GTGAGGGCACGAAGTTCGCTGAGTGAGCATCAGCGCGAGCAGTTGGTTGAACTGTTTGAGCAAGGTATGGGCTATCAAGCCGCTGCGAATGCTCTTGGTGTCTCCAAATATGCCGCCCGTAAGTTCTATCGTCGGTTTAAGCTGCATGGCAGGCTATGTCTTGTGGAGAAACCGACTAAGCAGCAGTATTCGTTCGATATCAAAAAGGAAGTTGTCCAACGCCACCTTGCTGGTGAGACAGCGATGGATCTTGCGCGCGAATTTGGACTGTCATCAGAGCAGCTGGTCAGCGGGTGGTCATTGAAATGGCGCAAAGGTGGCGATGAGGCACTAAAACCGAAGCCGAAGGGCAGGCCCAAAGGCTCGGTCACGCCGAAGCCGCTCTCGGAGGAAGCGAAGCTGCGTCGCCAGATCGCACGGTTGGAAGCGGAAAACGCATATC CTAAAAAAATTGCGGGACTTGAGGAATCAGGGACGCGCCTGAAAGTCCAGGCGATTGTCATCCTCAAGTCACAGCATCGTCTGCAATATCTTTTGGATGCGGCAGGCATACCGAGATCGACGTTCTTCTACCACCAGAAACGACTCAGCGAGCCGGATAAGCACGCTGCGCTCAAAGCCGCGATCCGGGAAAGCTTCGAGCGTAACAAGCATCGCTACGGCTACCGACGAGTGCTGCTTGACCTACGCAACCAGGGCTGGGTGGTCAACCACAAACTCGTCTACAAACTCATGTGCGAGATGGGACTTCGAGCCAAGATCCGCCAGCCCAGGTCATATGTTTCCTACACCGGGACGATCAGCCACATTGCCGACAACACACTTGACCGCAAGTTCACCCCAGATAAGCCGAATACTGTCTTTGTCAGCGACGTCACCGAGTTCAGGGTCGCAGGCCGCAAGGTCTACCTGTCACCGGTGATGGATCTGTTCGACCGTTCAATCGTTGCCCACACCGTGGCCACATCGCCGTCGACAGCGTTTACCGCCGATTCTTTAGCCAAGATGATTAAAACGTGTGCGCCTGAACCTGGGTGGATGATGCACACCGATCAAGGTTTCCAGTACCAGCATTCGTCCTGGCGCAACCTGATTCATGACAACGGTGGTGTGCAGTCGATGTCGCGTAAAGGCAACTGTTACGACAACGCGGTCATGGAGAATTTCTTCGGGCATTTGAAAACCGAGATGTACCACGGAGAAGTCTTCGCCACCGTCGCAGAGTTCAACCAGGCGATCGACGAGTACATCCAGTGGTACAACACCGAACGCATCCAACAACGACTCAAGGGCCTGACCCCGATGCAATATCGGAATCAGACCCTTGAAGACCTAACCGCCTAG
- a CDS encoding DUF1707 SHOCT-like domain-containing protein, whose amino-acid sequence MSESNLPRKRVTNAERDRAASLLHDAFADGQITITEFDERSRALYAATFSDELPALIDDLSPVEHPTAPTCAEDPVTGERGGSAFSLAVMGGSERTGQWLIAPTHTTLTVMGGTVLDLREARLASETTVINALAVMGGVDIIVPENVRVVNSGIGIMGGFGTEDHPSCAVSQSDVPADAPVVHVRGLALMGGVGVIRAAHGAHVE is encoded by the coding sequence ATGAGCGAGTCCAACCTGCCCCGCAAACGCGTGACCAACGCCGAGCGCGACCGCGCCGCCTCCCTGCTTCACGACGCCTTCGCCGACGGCCAGATCACCATCACCGAATTCGACGAGCGCTCCCGCGCGCTCTACGCCGCGACTTTTTCCGACGAGTTGCCCGCGCTTATCGACGACCTCTCCCCCGTCGAACACCCCACCGCACCGACCTGCGCTGAAGACCCGGTCACTGGCGAACGCGGAGGCTCAGCGTTCTCGCTAGCCGTGATGGGCGGCAGCGAACGCACCGGTCAGTGGCTGATCGCTCCCACGCACACCACATTAACGGTCATGGGCGGCACGGTCCTCGATTTGCGCGAGGCTCGACTCGCCTCGGAAACCACGGTCATCAACGCGCTCGCCGTCATGGGTGGTGTGGACATCATCGTGCCGGAGAACGTGCGCGTCGTAAATTCCGGAATCGGCATCATGGGCGGGTTCGGCACCGAGGATCACCCGTCCTGCGCCGTATCCCAGTCGGACGTGCCTGCCGACGCCCCAGTCGTGCATGTGCGCGGGCTTGCGCTCATGGGCGGAGTGGGCGTCATCCGAGCAGCGCACGGCGCACATGTGGAATAG
- the rpsL gene encoding 30S ribosomal protein S12 produces the protein MPTIQQLVRKGRHDKSTKVATAALKGSPQRRGVCTRVYTTTPKKPNSALRKVARVRLTSGIEVSAYIPGEGHNLQEHSMVLVRGGRVKDLPGVRYKIVRGALDTQGVKDRKQARSRYGAKKGQ, from the coding sequence ATGCCTACTATTCAGCAGCTGGTCCGCAAGGGCCGCCACGATAAGTCCACCAAGGTGGCAACCGCTGCGCTGAAGGGCTCCCCGCAGCGCCGCGGCGTGTGCACCCGCGTGTACACCACCACCCCGAAGAAGCCGAACTCCGCTCTGCGTAAGGTCGCGCGTGTCCGCCTGACCTCCGGTATCGAGGTTTCGGCCTACATCCCGGGCGAAGGCCACAACCTGCAGGAGCACTCCATGGTGCTCGTGCGCGGCGGCCGTGTGAAGGACCTTCCGGGTGTCCGCTACAAGATCGTCCGCGGCGCGCTGGATACCCAGGGCGTCAAGGACCGCAAGCAGGCTCGCTCCCGTTACGGCGCGAAGAAGGGACAGTAA